One genomic window of Monodelphis domestica isolate mMonDom1 chromosome 1, mMonDom1.pri, whole genome shotgun sequence includes the following:
- the FCN2 gene encoding ficolin-2: MGRVVWLVLCFCLFISTSAESGQCPDVKILGVGESDKIAILQGCPGLPGPPGPKGEAGSDGKRGERGPPGAPGKAGPKGDVEIMDPCKTGSRNCRELFSKGNTLSGWYTIFLSNCKPLTVFCDMDTDGGGWIVFQRRIDGSVDFFRDWATYKRGFGSQLGEFWIGNENLHLLTVQETSELRVDFIDFDGNYSFAKYKSIHIASEEENYKLILGNFVEGDAGDSMTYHNNNGFSTKDRDNDSDKENCALRYRGGWWYKQCHLANLNGLYLRGSHESFANGINWKTGKGYHYSYKVSEMKLRPI, translated from the exons ATGGGGAGAGTTGTCTGGCTCGTGTTGTGTTTCTGCCTCTTTATCTCCACTTCTGCAGAGTCTGGCCAATGTCCAG ATGTAAAGATTTTGGGTGTTGGGGAATCTGACAAGATTGCTATACTCCAAGGCTGCCCAGGACTTCCTGGCCCCCCTGGTCCCAAAGGAGAAGCTGGTTCTGATGGAAAGAGAG GGGAGAGAGGCCCCCCTGGAGCTCCTGGGAAGGCAGGTCCCAAAG GAGATGTTGAAATAATGGATCCATGCAAGACAG GAAGTAGAAACTGCCGTGAGCTTTTCAGCAAAGGGAACACTCTGAGTGGCTGGTACACTATCTTCCTCTCTAACTGTAAACCTCTTACTGTGTTCTGTGACATGGATACTGATGGCGGGGGATGGATT GTTTTCCAAAGAAGAATAGATGGTTCTGTGGATTTCTTTCGGGACTGGGCTACATACAAGAGAGGCTTTGGCAGTCAGCTGGGGGAGTTCTGGATAGGAAATGAAAACCTTCATCTGTTGACAGTTCAAG AAACCTCTGAGCTCCGGGTTGATTTCATTGACTTTGATGGCAATTACTCCTTTGCCAAGTACAAGTCAATCCACATTGCCAGTGAGGAGGAAAACTATAAGCTGATCCTAGGAAACTTTGTGGAAGGTGATGCAG GTGACTCAATGACTTACCATAACAACAATGGCTTCTCCACCAAAGATCGAGACAATGACTCTGATAAAGAAAACTGTGCCCTTCGATACAGAGGAGGCTGGTGGTACAAACAATGCCACCTGGCTAACCTGAATGGCTTATACTTGCGAGGCTCCCATGAGAGTTTTGCCAATGGAATAAACTGGAAAACAGGCAAAGGTTACCACTATTCCTACAAAGTCTCTGAGATGAAGCTGAGGCCTATTTAG